In bacterium, the DNA window CGGAGTCCTTACAGTGACCCAGCATCTCCCATTTACCACCACCGCATTCTCGGATATGTCCGCTGCAGCGTTCATTGAGCTCATGACGAACGCTCTCGAGTTACCGCAGTGTGAATCAGGGTCATTTTACTGCCTTGCATCGCGTAGCCAGCGTCAGCTGATCAAGTCGGTTTCGTTTATCAAGTGGGAGATGCCGGAGTTCAGATACGATCTCGGACCGGAGGCGGACCATGGTCCTTTTAGGTCTCAGCTTGCCGAGGGGCTTGAGGTCAGGGAGCTCTCCGAGGCGGACGCTGGGGCCCTCGAAAAGCTTTACAGCGAGGTCCCCGCAGTTGCGTTCGGCCCCAAGGCATTGACACTTGGTCCTTGGGTTGGTGTCTTCAGCGGTGAGAGCTTGGTCGGCGTCGCGGGAGTGCATTTCTCAACACCCTGGGTAAC includes these proteins:
- a CDS encoding GNAT family N-acetyltransferase, translated to MRLSEAEEQALNDLADKLKSDPLANPILLADVTQLRSSCDFFISLERSGRLRGVLTVTQHLPFTTTAFSDMSAAAFIELMTNALELPQCESGSFYCLASRSQRQLIKSVSFIKWEMPEFRYDLGPEADHGPFRSQLAEGLEVRELSEADAGALEKLYSEVPAVAFGPKALTLGPWVGVFSGESLVGVAGVHFSTPWVTELGHAVTHPKYRRMGCARALLARQIKVLAGKTQHITACCFQESYAPQSLLESMGFKRHEQVWLMEFGVG